Part of the Lutra lutra chromosome 4, mLutLut1.2, whole genome shotgun sequence genome is shown below.
AGGAAGCCAGGGCCAGAGCCTACACCTTCCTCGCTTGCCCCCTGGGCACAGCTCTGGCTCCCCACAGGGCACCTGCCTAGGCTTGTGACTCCATTGACCTTATCTGAGGGTCGGGGTACAAGGGAGGGAGTAGAAAGTCCGAGACAAAGCAATCTAGGGACGGACGGAGAGTCGGAGAGAGGAGAACAGGCAGTGAGCTGCAGAGCCTGCTGAGGCCTCCATCATAGCCTGGAGATGGGGGACGGCAGACCCCTGCCCTGCGGGGGCAAGCAGCCAAGGGGCAGCGGTCCCTCCAGGTGGCAGTGGCAGGGGCAGCCATGCACCAGGCTGGCAGGCGTGGGCCAGCCAGGGTGGGGCAGCTGGAATACCGCTGCCTGGCTGGGTCCCCACCTTCACCCCTCCCATCAGCACCGGTCCCGGGCTATAAGGCCTCCAAAGAGGAGGGGCCCCCACTGCTCCCAGAGACGCCCTGAGATGAAGACAGCTCTCCTGCTCCTTGCTGTGCTGGCCGTGGCTGCCGGGCCaggtgggtgaggggctgggcagggggtggggggcaggcagcagGGACCTGAGGGACACACATGGGAAGCTTGCAGTACCCGCCATTAGGCTCCGGGCACCCTGGGCTCCCGGGATGCCAGactcagaatttaaaacaaaatgaactcaGGTCTTAGCTTAGTGGAATCAGATGTAACATATCACAGAGTCAGAGACTCTTAGAATCGGCCCCCAGGATccacacacagagagggagagagaggcggggagctGTCTTGAGACGCCCACCACCTCCGAGGATGACCAGCTGCCAGTCATCCAGCCCGACTCTGTCCCCAAGGCAACCCGCCTCCCGCAAGCTCAGCGTGGTGGAATTGAAACCCCCAGCCCTGACTTAGCCTCAGGTCCTCATGACCCTCAGCATGGGGACCACTGGGGAcaggctctggggtggggccagCCGTGGTGGGCTGCTCTCTGGAAGTGTCAGAGCTCCGGGATGCTCCCATGGTGAGGTCCCCAGCCCACAGCAGCCACCAGTTCTCTAGACACGCCTGGCAGGCACAGGAGCCTCCCCCACGGTCCCAGCCATGGAGGACCGTCACCTCCTAGCCCCGGGGGGTGTGTGCAGGATGGGAGCCCCAGTGGGGGCCCCTCAGAGGGGCCAGCGGGTCTCATGCAAGGCTGGCAGAGGGCTGTGGCCAGGCAGTGACCCCAGGCCCCcctgtgtccctcctcctccagcccgtGCTCTCCGCTGCCACGTGTGCTCCAGCTCCTCCAACTGCAAGAAAGCCCAGACCTGCGCCGCCAGCGCGCGCTACTGCAGGACCAGGACCAAGGGTGAGCGTGGGGAGCACCGGGCCAGGGCAGGGCTCTGTGTGGGTGCCCTGGGGCTCACGGGACCATGGCCTTCTGCAGGAGGATGTCGGTATCGGTgggtcctggggccccaggggctggggactGGGACTTGGGGGCTACAGGGGCCGGGTGCTTGGGCTGGGGGGTCCAAAGCCGCGGCGCAGCCTGACCGCACCCACCTGTCCGCAGTGGAGCCCCTGCTGGGGAACCTGGTGGAGAAGGACTGCGTGGAGGCCTGCACGCCCACGCACAGCCTGCCCGGCCAGGTGAGCAGCGGGGCGGCCGCCACCCTGTGCTGTCAGGACGACCTGTGCAACTGGAGCCTGCAGAGCAGCACTCCTGCCCGCACCCTGCCCCCCGGTGCCGGCCTCGGCCTGGCCTTGGCCCTCGGCCTCCTCGCCCTCCTCTTGGGCCCCAGCCTGTGACCTCCCCATGGCAGGGAACCCCATCCCTTTCCCGAGGCCTTCCtgctcctcagcccctccctctggccttGCGGTGAGGGGAGCTTGGGAATCCCCTGGCTGAGCTGGCCTGCCAGGGTCTGGGGCCCCTCTCCCCGACAGGACGGTGTACGGCCCCGAGCGGCAGGAAGGCAGGAGACAGACGGCAATCGGACCCCTTCTGACTGGACACTCATTCTGTTCgggttctgtttatttttctatttgcagAGGAATAAATGCCTGAAAATCCCCGTAGCTGTGTCCGTGCTATCCGGgggctgcagggggtggggaggggccatcCGGGCACACAGGCCCCCAGCTGCTGGGGCTTGTCACCCGGGCCCAGGCTTGCCATCGTGCACGAGGCCTGAAATGCCACCATCACTCCTCGTCTTCAGAGGAGACATAACTCTCCCCAGGCGCCCTCTGCCAGCCCCAGAAGGGGGAATGCTccgggctgggggggggggggggttggcgcTGAGCAAGGGCACAGGGCAGAAGGCTTGAGTGCTCTTTCTGGCACCCAGCCCAAgtgcacagacacagacacacacacacacaccccaaatccACCCTGGGGAGGTTGGCCAAGGGGGCTGCTGAGCTCACCAGGGATCGGGATCAACCCAAGGCAGGTAAACTTACCTTGGCCCAGCTGCGTGGGTTCAGGGCCCCACTGCCTGGGTTAGGGGCTTGCTGTCTGGATCCAGACAATTTGAACCATTGCATCTGGGAGTTCCCAGAACCGGCCAGGTGTCCAAGCCAGCAACCTCCCCCCTCCTCGGAGGACCAGAGGCTTCTGGGGGCTTCCTCCACCCCTCGGATAGTCATCACACTCTCAGGCCTCACTGTGGGTCAGACAGAGTCCCAAGTCCAGTGCCGGCAAGGGCGAATCCTGGCTGCTGGGGGCCCCAGCCGGGTGCAGGGCAGGGAGATGGCAGAGGTGTGGGGCCCCCGGGAGCAGGAGGAACAGGCGCCATGCGGCCTGAGCACGGCAGCAGAAGCCTGAGCTGCGGGGCATGGTGCCCGCTCCGCCAACCGCGTCTGTGCTGCCCTCCCAGGAGCCTCACACGGGCGCACCATCTGACGCACCCGTGTCCCCGTGTGGCCCACCCCCGTCCACGTCTCCCCATAGCTCTTTCCTCACCACCTGACCACGGTGCTGTTTCATCAAGGTGCCCTTGAGGTACATCGAACAACGCCCTCAAGTGTGCGCGGCGATGGGCTTGGACACGTCGTGTGC
Proteins encoded:
- the LY6D gene encoding lymphocyte antigen 6D, which translates into the protein MKTALLLLAVLAVAAGPARALRCHVCSSSSNCKKAQTCAASARYCRTRTKVEPLLGNLVEKDCVEACTPTHSLPGQVSSGAAATLCCQDDLCNWSLQSSTPARTLPPGAGLGLALALGLLALLLGPSL